In a single window of the Gadus macrocephalus chromosome 6, ASM3116895v1 genome:
- the prdm12b gene encoding PR domain zinc finger protein 12b isoform X1: MGSVLPAQSLALKTAFKPQPLSLADVITSDILHSFLYGRWRHVLGEHHHLLEDQNAPSASPKTAFTAEVLAQSFSGEVQKLSSLVLPTEVIIAQSSVPGEGLGIFSKTWIKAGTEMGPFTGRLISPEHVDLYKNNNLMWEVFNADGSVRYFIDASQEDQRSWMTYIKCARNEQEQNLEVVQIGSSIFYKAVETIPPDQELLVWYGNSQNTFLGIPGVPGGEEELSKKSKTDEFHSCDGSSSSSSSSSSSSAAAAAAAAAAAAMMTAGRMRCVICHRGFNSRSNLRSHMRIHTLDKPFVCRFCNRRFSQSSTLRNHVRLHTGERPYKCHVCQSAYSQLAGLRAHQKSARHRPSGIAMAAGAGGGVQGAHSPPTPHPPPQMSGVPHPASLVHHMPNMPTMVL, from the exons ATGGGCTCCGTGCTGCCCGCCCAGTCCCTCGCACTCAAGACCGCCTTCAAGCCGCAGCCTCTGTCGCTGGCGGACGTCATCACCTCCGACATCCTGCACAGTTTCCTTTACGGGAGGTGGAGGCACGTGCTCGGCGAGCACCACCACCTACTCGAGGACCAGAACGCCCCGAGCGCAAGCCCTAAGACGGCCTTCACGGCGGAGGTCCTGGCGCAGTCCTTCTCTGGAG AAGTGCAGAAGTTGTCCAGCCTTGTTCTTCCAACTGAAGTGATAATCGCCCAGAGTTCAGTTCCAG GCGAAGGCCTGGGGATCTTCTCCAAGACCTGGATCAAGGCTGGGACCGAGATGGGTCCGTTCACAGGCCGCCTCATCTCTCCGGAACATGTGGACCTGTACAAGAACAACAACCTCATGTGGGAG GTGTTCAACGCGGACGGCAGCGTGCGCTACTTCATCGACGCCAGccaggaggaccagaggagcTGGATGACCTACATCAAGTGCGCCCGCAACGAGCAGGAGCAGAACCTCGAGGTGGTGCAGATCGGCAGCAGCATCTTCTACAAGGCTGTGGAG ACCATTCCCCCAGACCAGGAGCTTCTGGTGTGGTACGGAAACTCCCAGAACACCTTCCTTGGAATACCGGGTGtcccaggaggagaggaggagctgagCAAGAAGAGCAAGACTG ACGAGTTCCACTCCTGCGacggctcctcgtcctcctcctcctcgtcctcctcgtcgtcggcggcggctgcggcggctgcggcAGCAGCGGCCGCCATGATGACGGCGGGGCGCATGCGCTGCGTCATCTGCCACCGCGGCTTCAACTCCCGCAGCAACCTGCGCTCCCACATGCGCATCCACACGCTGGACAAGCCCTTCGTCTGCCGCTTCTGCAACCGCCGCTTCAGCCAGTCGTCCACCCTGCGCAACCACGTGCGCCTGCACACAGGCGAGCGGCCCTACAAGTGCCACGTGTGCCAGTCGGCCTACTCCCAGCTGGCGGGGCTGCGTGCGCACCAGAAGAGCGCCCGGCACCGGCCCAGCGGCATCGCCATGGCCGCCGGTGCCGGGGGCGGAGTGCAGGGCGCGCACTCGCCTCCCACTCCTCACCCGCCGCCGCAGATGAGCGGCGTGCCTCACCCGGCCTCTCTCGTGCACCACATGCCCAACATGCCCACCATGGTGCTGTAG
- the prdm12b gene encoding PR domain zinc finger protein 12b isoform X2 — MGSVLPAQSLALKTAFKPQPLSLADVITSDILHSFLYGRWRHVLGEHHHLLEDQNAPSASPKTAFTAEVLAQSFSGEVQKLSSLVLPTEVIIAQSSVPGEGLGIFSKTWIKAGTEMGPFTGRLISPEHVDLYKNNNLMWEVFNADGSVRYFIDASQEDQRSWMTYIKCARNEQEQNLEVVQIGSSIFYKAVETIPPDQELLVWYGNSQNTFLGIPGVPGGEEELSKKSKTGVELLFLIGTDEFHSCDGSSSSSSSSSSSSAAAAAAAAAAAAMMTAGRMRCVICHRGFNSRSNLRSHMRIHTLDKPFVCRFCNRRFSQSSTLRNHVRLHTGERPYKCHVCQSAYSQLAGLRAHQKSARHRPSGIAMAAGAGGGVQGAHSPPTPHPPPQMSGVPHPASLVHHMPNMPTMVL; from the exons ATGGGCTCCGTGCTGCCCGCCCAGTCCCTCGCACTCAAGACCGCCTTCAAGCCGCAGCCTCTGTCGCTGGCGGACGTCATCACCTCCGACATCCTGCACAGTTTCCTTTACGGGAGGTGGAGGCACGTGCTCGGCGAGCACCACCACCTACTCGAGGACCAGAACGCCCCGAGCGCAAGCCCTAAGACGGCCTTCACGGCGGAGGTCCTGGCGCAGTCCTTCTCTGGAG AAGTGCAGAAGTTGTCCAGCCTTGTTCTTCCAACTGAAGTGATAATCGCCCAGAGTTCAGTTCCAG GCGAAGGCCTGGGGATCTTCTCCAAGACCTGGATCAAGGCTGGGACCGAGATGGGTCCGTTCACAGGCCGCCTCATCTCTCCGGAACATGTGGACCTGTACAAGAACAACAACCTCATGTGGGAG GTGTTCAACGCGGACGGCAGCGTGCGCTACTTCATCGACGCCAGccaggaggaccagaggagcTGGATGACCTACATCAAGTGCGCCCGCAACGAGCAGGAGCAGAACCTCGAGGTGGTGCAGATCGGCAGCAGCATCTTCTACAAGGCTGTGGAG ACCATTCCCCCAGACCAGGAGCTTCTGGTGTGGTACGGAAACTCCCAGAACACCTTCCTTGGAATACCGGGTGtcccaggaggagaggaggagctgagCAAGAAGAGCAAGACTGG CGTTGAACTCTTGTTTCTGATTGGTACAGACGAGTTCCACTCCTGCGacggctcctcgtcctcctcctcctcgtcctcctcgtcgtcggcggcggctgcggcggctgcggcAGCAGCGGCCGCCATGATGACGGCGGGGCGCATGCGCTGCGTCATCTGCCACCGCGGCTTCAACTCCCGCAGCAACCTGCGCTCCCACATGCGCATCCACACGCTGGACAAGCCCTTCGTCTGCCGCTTCTGCAACCGCCGCTTCAGCCAGTCGTCCACCCTGCGCAACCACGTGCGCCTGCACACAGGCGAGCGGCCCTACAAGTGCCACGTGTGCCAGTCGGCCTACTCCCAGCTGGCGGGGCTGCGTGCGCACCAGAAGAGCGCCCGGCACCGGCCCAGCGGCATCGCCATGGCCGCCGGTGCCGGGGGCGGAGTGCAGGGCGCGCACTCGCCTCCCACTCCTCACCCGCCGCCGCAGATGAGCGGCGTGCCTCACCCGGCCTCTCTCGTGCACCACATGCCCAACATGCCCACCATGGTGCTGTAG